A single window of Nicotiana sylvestris chromosome 3, ASM39365v2, whole genome shotgun sequence DNA harbors:
- the LOC138887118 gene encoding uncharacterized protein, whose translation MKKKLEDAKGLWRELLPEVLWAYRTVPKISTREMPYSLVYGTDAVIPVEVWEPSLRYSNESEPSNDESRKQDLDEIDEQRDMTYVRMIAQKQQPERYYNKKAKVRPLKVGDYVLKAKTQASKDPREGKLGTNWDRPYKITATTNKGSFHLETMEGKLLPNIAHLKYFNF comes from the coding sequence ATGAAAAAGAAGCTTGAGGATGCCAAGGGATTGTGGCGAGAACTGCTACcggaagtgctatgggcataccgtACCGTGCCAAAAATAAGCACAAGAGAAatgccatattcactagtctatggGACTGATGCAGTGATACCAGTCGAAGTCTGGGAACCaagtttgagatactccaacgagAGTGAACCAAGTAATGATGAAAGCAGAAAGCAAGATCTTGACGAAATAGATGAGCAAAGAGACATGACCTACGTAAGAATGATAGCTCAAAAACAACAACCAGAACggtactacaacaaaaaagccaAAGTCAGACCACTCAAGGTAGGGGACTACGTACTCAAAGCCAAAACACAAGCGAGCAAAGACCCACGGGAAGGCAAACTTGGAACCAATTGGGATagaccatacaaaatcacggcaACAACAAACAAAGGGTCATTCCAtctagaaacaatggagggaaaactactaccaaacatcgcccacctcaaatacttcaacttctaa
- the LOC104219440 gene encoding transcription factor bHLH130-like — MYGNSPANTKTKEGLVLKKREELLNMESEYKNSTTTSGLLRFSSAPTSFLANFSDKVVKNGNYKNGLGSKLNLGSSLGLNNSQLPPPYPRQNSMDKGYKVVSSMEMDHQRQNKLGSNLMRQNSSPAGLFSHLNSQNGCGVGGYRRVNGGNGDTVSPSSLGMLSRTNEVENESSSITTSLDDDKSGNGNSETQYYNSGLPFASWSEASHFQESFTGHKREMLDSEEKLFANSQIGQLGNQPPILSHHLSLPKTPAEIAAMEKLFQLQETVPCKVRAKRGFATHPRSIAERVRRTRISERMRKLQELVPNMDKQTNTADMLDLAVDYIKDLQKQYKTLTDCRANCKCAAMQKPVSNQRV, encoded by the exons ATGTATGGTAATTCCCCTGCAAATACCAAAACTAAAGAAGGGTTAGTTTTAAAGAAGAGAGAAGAGCTATTAAACATGGAGTCAGAGTATAAAAACAGTACAACTACTTCTGGATTATTAAGGTTTAGTTCAGCTCCAACTTCTTTTCTAGCAAATTTCTCTGATAAAGTTGTCAAGAATGGGAATTATAAGAATGGGTTGGGTTCAAAATTGAATCTTGGTAGCAGTCTTGGTTTGAATAATTCACAGCTGCCACCTCCATATCCAAGGCAAAATTCAATGGATAAAGGGTATAAGGTTGTGAGTTCAATGGAAATGGATCATCAAAGGCAAAATAAATTGGGATCAAATCTTATGAGACAAAACAGTTCCCCTGCTGGCTTATTCTCTCACCTCAATTCTCAAAATG GTTGTGGTGTTGGAGGTTATAGAAGGGTAAATGGTGGCAATGGAGATACAGTTTCACCTTCTTCCTTGGGGATGTTGTCTCGAACCAACGAGGTCGAGAATGAGAGCAGCAGCATTACCACTAGCCTTGATGATGACAAGTCTGGAAATGGAAACTCAGAAACTCAATATTACAATTCTGGATTACCATTTGCCTCTTGGAGTGAGGCATCACATTTTCAGGAGTCCTTCACTGGCCACAAAAGGGAGATGCTGGATAGTGAAGAGAAGTTATTTGCTAATTCTCAG ATTGGACAACTTGGGAATCAGCCTCCAATTTTGTCACACCACTTAAGTTTACCAAAGACACCAGCTGAAATAGCTGCAATGGAGAAGTTATTCCAACTCCAAGAGACCGTTCCGTGTAAAGTCCGTGCCAAACGTGGTTTTGCTACTCATCCACGGAGCATTGCCGAGAGG GTAAGAAGAACTCGAATTAGTGAAAGAATGAGGAAACTGCAGGAACTTGTCCCAAACATGGACAAG CAAACTAACACAGCAGACATGTTAGATTTGGCTGTTGATTACATTAAAGACCTCCAAAAACAGTACAAG ACTCTTACAGACTGTAGGGCAAACTGCAAATGTGCAGCTATGCAGAAGCCAGTATCCAATCAAAGGGTTTGA